From Anopheles funestus chromosome 3RL, idAnoFuneDA-416_04, whole genome shotgun sequence, a single genomic window includes:
- the LOC125768904 gene encoding 40S ribosomal protein S4 codes for MARGPKKHLKRLNAPRGWMLDKTGGTFAPRPSTGPHKLRESLPLVIFLRNRLKYALTNSEVTKIVMQRHVKIDGKVRTDPNYPAGFMDVINIHKTGEYFRLIYDVKGRFTVHRITSEEAKYKLLKVKRVQIGPKRVPFLLTHDGRTIRYPDPVIHQHDSIQYDIATGKVLDVLKFEPGNLCMITGGRNLGRCGTVILREKHPGSFEIVHVKDTTGHVFATRLSNVFIIGKGTKAYISLPKGKGVKLTIAEERDRRLANKAAQ; via the exons ATG gcGCGCGGTCCGAAGAAACACTTGAAGCGTTTAAATGCTCCACGAGGATGGATGTTGGACAAGACCGGCGGTACCTTCGCGCCGCGTCCGTCCACCGGCCCACACAAGCTCCGCGAATCGCTGCCGCTGGTGATTTTCCTGCGTAACCGTCTGAAGTACGCACTGACCAACAGCGAGGTCACAAAGATTGTGATGCAGCGTCATGTTAAGATCGACGGCAAAGTGCGCACCGATCCGAACTACCCGGCCGGTTTCATGG ATGTGATCAACATCCACAAGACTGGTGAATACTTCCGCCTGATCTACGACGTGAAGGGTCGCTTCACGGTGCATCGCATTACCAGCGAGGAGGCCAAGTACAAACTGTTGAAGGTGAAGCGTGTCCAGATTGGACCGAAGCGTGTTCCGTTTCTGTTGACGCACGATGGTCGCACCATCCGTTACCCGGACCCGGTCATCCACCAGCACGACTCGATTCAGTACGACATTGCCACCGGCAAGGTGCTGGACGTGCTGAAGTTTGAACCGGGCAACCTGTGCATGATCACGGGCGGAAGAAATTTGGGTCGTTGCGGTACAGTGATCCTGCGCGAGAAGCACCCGGGATCGTTCGAGATTGTGCACGTGAAGGATACGACCGGACACGTGTTCGCGACCCGTCTCTCGAACGTGTTCATCATCGGCAAGGGCACGAAGGCGTACATCTCGCTGCCGAAGGGCAAGGGTGTGAAGTTGACCATTGCTGAGGAGCGTGACCGGCGACTGGCAAACAAGGCTGCCCAGTAA